GGGcgagggtgaggaagagggagaggaataTTAAAAGGGACAGAAAGGCACTTGGAGAGGAAAAAATTGATTCAACAGTTGACAGTTAATTACCACATGTTTACAATTAACCTCCACAAAATTCCCCTTGGGATTTGAACTTAATGTGATAGGAAATGTCAAAGAGAACATAAGGTTGTTAGGCTAGAGTTGACTCCTTCACCATTGTGGAAAAGGCTGTATTAAATGGGGGAAAAAGcactatttaaaatgatgtaattgcTTAAAATGAAAGGCATTCAAATATAAGTTTGGAAAGATAATTGTCATTTTGGCTCTGTTCTAAATAAATTTCCTGTAACATGAAAAAGTCTATATtgtttcttatttctttttttagttttttgtttgacGATAAAATAACCTCTAGTTaaacatatacactcacctaaaggattattaggaacaccatactaatactgtgtttgaccccctttcgccttcagaattGCCTTAATTCTACttattgattcaacaaggtgctgaaagcattctttagaaatgctGGCCCATATTCATAGGATAGCATCtggcagttgatggagatttgtgggatgcacattcagggcacgaagctcccgttccaccacatcccaaagatgctctattgggttgagatctgatgactgtgggggccattttagtgcAGTGACcttattgtcatgttcaagaaaccaatttgaaatgattcaagctttgtgacatggtgcattatcctgctggaagtagccatcagaggatgggtacatggtggccataaagggatgcacatggtcagaaacaatgctcaggtaggccgtggcatttagacgatgcccaattggcactaaggggcccaaagtgtgccaagaaaacctctgcccgtcccaccacctgccccatcgaccccattccatcccacattctacagtcgatcgcccccgatcttcttcccttcctcacttgtctcattaacaatgcacTGTTATCTGGATGTTTCCCCAacactctgaaggaggcaagagttaacccactcctgaagaaacccaccctcaacccttctgaagaaaacatacTACAtatccaaaacaattgaacgagccatcttcaaccaactctcctcctacctccatagtaacaacctcctagacccccaccagtcaggcttcgaggcgggccattccacagcgactgctctcctcgctgtcgcggagcaactccacgctgctagagccgcctctctctcctccgtcctcatccttctggacctttctgcagcatttgacacagtaaactaTCAGATCCatatctccgcccttcaggaacttagTGACAGGatccgcgctctctcttctctcatcctaccttgacggtcgcacctatcgggtaacttggagaggatcagtgtcggaaccttgtcctcttactactggagttcctcagggctccgtcctgggtcccctcctcttctcaatttacaccaactcccttggctccgtcattcgctcgcacagtttctcctatcacagctatgccgacgacacccaactaattctctccttccccgactcggacactcaggtggcggcacggatctctgcatgtctgactgacatctcccagtggatgtccgctcatcacctgaagatcaaccccgacaagaccgaactacttttcttccctggaaaaacctcacccactcaggacctgaccgttaacttcggcaactccgtgttaacgcccattcagagtgccaggaacctcggcgtgacacttgactcccaactctccctgactgccaacatcgcagcgacgacacgatcctgtagatcagtgtttctcaactggtgggtcgcgacagTTCAGTCAGCGCTTTTTATAAGCCTTAACTTCAGAAGTCAACCTCATTTTTCGTTATATCATTAGATTTGTATTGCGTTTTGCTACAGAGGTCTTTCTTCATCCGAATGCTGATTAagatttaatattaaaatggtGCACCTTGTATTGGCAAACAGGTAACTTAGTAAATGCTCACTTTTCCAAATGTATCACTTCAGGGACGGACACCTTAACAGGATTAGTTACTACAGGGCACGTAGGACTAAAGTATGATCTTGGAAGATCAGCTGTTTTTATACTGAAGTCCATCCAGCCCCAGATCAACGGTAAAACACTTACACACTGATACAAGTTCACATGTTATAAAATCACAAGACCACTTATGCTTTATACATTTTGTGAAAACAGTATGGAGTAAACTATCTTTGTGTAGTTCTCAGCTTACAAATCATTCATTTGCTAATTAGCTCAATCATTTTCACACATCAATATTGTTGAACTCTGAGCTGGCCAAAAGGCTGATAAATAGCTGAAATTTCAATTAAACATTCAATGTGTAATGAGCCAACAAGTAAAAGTTATGTTTCATTCTTCTAGTAACTCAGAAAAGACACAGACAACTTTATGTTGCATGGAATTTATTTTGAACACAGTGAAAATGGTATCGATAGCTTAGTCTGAAAGGCCAAACTCGCCTTTAACTCTGAGCAATTGTCTCCGGTTTGAATAGTGGTATTGGTTCCTTTTAGATACTTGTCTTCCTCACTGTTAAGAGTAAACTCCCACCTATCAACCTGATTATATTCTCTTTTACAAACGTTTCTGTTGGAATGTATTTAAGGTTGAATTGGAGCAACTGTTTCCTGTTTAAGCATCTCTCTGTCCCTTTTAAtattcctccccctcttcctctccctcgccCTCAATGGAGTCGACTCCAACCTCCTCGTAATCCTTCTCCAGGGCTGCCATGTCCTCTCTGGCCTCAGAgaactctccctcctccattcCCTCTCCCACGTACCAGTGAACAAAGGCCCGCTTGGCGTACATCAGGTCAAACTTGTGGTCAAGCCGAGCCCAGGCCTCTGCAATAGCAGTGGTGTTGCTCAGCATGCACACGGCCCTCTGGACCTTGGCCAGATCTCCACCAGGAACCACAGTGGGAGGCTGGTAGTTGATGCCCACCTTGAAACCAGTGGGGCACCAGTCCACAAACTGGATGGAGCGCTTGGTTTTGATGGTGGCAATGGCAGCGTTCACATCTTTGGGAACCACGTCGCCACGGAACAGAAGGCAGCAAGCCATGTATTTGCCGTGGCGAGGGTCGCATTTGACCAATTGATTGGCTGGCTCGAAGCAGGAGTTGGTGATTTCTGACACCGAGAGCTGCTCATGGTAAGCCTTCTCAGCAGAGATGACGGGGGCATAGGTGGCCAGAGGGAAGTGGATACGGGGATATGGTACCAAGTTGGTCTGGAACTCTGTCAGATCTACATTGAGGGCGCCATCAAAGCGAAGAGAGGCAGTGATGGAGGACACGATCTGACCAATTAGCCTATTCAGGTTGGTGTAAGAGGGGCGCTCGATATCGAGGTTCCTACGACAGATGTCGTAGATGGCCTCGTTATCGACCATGAAGGCACAGTCAGAGTGCTCCAGGGTGGTGTGGGTGGTCAGGATGGCGTTGTAGGGCTCGACCACAGCGGTGGACACCTGGGGAGCTGGGTAGATGGAGAACTCCAGCTTTGACTTCTTTCCGTAGTCGACAGAGAGACGCTCcatcagcagagaggtgaagccGGAGCCGGTGCCGCCTCCGAAGCTGTGGAACACCAGGAAGCCCTGAAGGCCGGTGCACTGGTCAgactgtgggaggagagggagatcaTCACATAGGAGATATAGTAATGTCATTTAATTTGAATTCTGAAGGCTGGATCCTCAGATATGATGTCACCCACCAGCTTGCGGATCCTGTCTAGCACAATGTCGATGATCTCTTTACCGATGGTGTAGTGTCCACGGGCGTAGTTGTTAGCTGCGTCCTCCTTACCAGTGATCAGCTGCTCAGGGTGGAACAGCTGGCGGTAGGTCCCACTGCGCACCTCATCTGAAGAGACAACATTATTAAATTAGGTGTTATTTCCCTTTTAAGTTAATGTTCAGCTGGAAGAGATGAAACTCACCGATGACGGTGGGCTCCAGGTCCACAAAAACAGCTCTCGGGACGTGCTTTCCGGCTCCCGTCTCACTGAAGAAGGTGTTGAAGgagtcgtctcctcctccaatgGTTTTGTCACTGGGCATCTGTCCGTCCGGCTGGATCCCATGTTCCAGGCAGTAAAGCTCCCAGCAGGCGTTGCCTATCTGGACACCGGCCTGACCAACGTGGATGGAGATACACTCGCGCTGCGGTAAAGAAAAACTGATTATAGTTTACCTGAAAGCATTGGCATGTGACAATGTGGCGTTCCAAAACtgcaaatatattcatttatgaATATAAAAGTTTTtagattgagttttttttcttctattcaaaattaatttaaagTCTATTAGTATTCTTTTCGAAACGGTAATAAATGCCATTGATGATATTATGCATGATCCCCAAAAcgttaatcaatcaatcatatcATAAACTGTTAAACTTACATTTTGAGGGATGTCCCCGGAAAAATATCTAACCTAAAATATCTAATCTAAACAGGCAATTAAGCTCCCATTTCGGACAGCAGTATCCATCAAGAAAATCTATCAGCATTGCCCATTAACAGCCagcgtgattttttttaatgcctcgCGCCATGCTGACAGAGCACTTAATCCAATCGTTTCCGGGGTGTGGGACGTCCGAAGAGGAGCATCCTCCCTGTGGACAACGTTGCCCTGTAATGAGGGACCACAGGTCTACTGCTTACGGGTGGTAAGAGAGAACAAAACACCGCATAGAGGAGCTAATTGGACCGAagcctttattatttattccgTCCACATAACTGATGGAAATCTCTTTTGTTCAATCTGCCCGTCTCGTGACGTCAGCTGTGTCTCCATCTGTAGTTCCGACCTTAACATCTCCCCATATTAAATGGTGTATTAATCCTTTAATGACGCGtttgaattgaatattttaaGAACGTTGCGTTCAACTTCGTATGATATCTCAAGCTGATTCACATATTTTTTGTCATTCTTAACGCTCCTGCTACCTCGCATCACTATAACAACCCTagaatttgtctttttaatgttttaaatgttcttacCATTTTGATGAAGGGGTTGAAGCTCCGCCAAAATCTCACAGTTCGACAGTTTATGGGGTCGATGTAAGAGATAATGGCCTTTATGAATGGACAGCGGTATATGTACAAGTGCAGCGCCGGCGTCGTCGGCTGCTTTGTCGCCATTGGTCAATATCCTGTCAGTCTGAAACATCAAGCCCACCCGCGGCTTCCTATTGGATGAGGGTCTCTCCCGCTACACGGACCGCCCCCCAGGCCACACCCGAAACACTAAATCACCAGTTATTGTGCGGCACCCACGGAGCCTCGGAAGAAAAATCATCCCTCGATTTTAGCTGGTAACACACAAGCCCAGTTTGACatgcattaaacagtacatctGTATAACAACATTACAAATTAATTAATGCCGAATAACATTACAGCTAAAGATAATACATTTCTCTGCATGTTTATAATAGAACAGTATGCAATCGAGTATGTGAGTTGGGAGAAAATCACATTGTTGTTAATTTATCACATTGCTTGTTTACATTATCTTTGTAAGCCTCACTGAAACCATATGTCAGTGCAAAATGAATCAGTCAAGGAGTCAGGTGATCCAAAACATGAACAGTAACCATCTGCGTCTTATTTATTAGCAAATGATTTAAATCTTGCACAATATTGTGATATTGGTACAGTGTATTATTGCTAGCCCTCTGCCTGAAGACAACATAAGACAGCAATATGCATCAGCAGTTCATGCAAAATGTCATTCTTGTCATAATGTCAAGTACTTTTACCCATATTTCCAGGTACAAAAAATTTCCAAATTACCGTTGCCTTTTGGTATATTCTGCTCTGATATCATAAAAGGCCTATCAttcatttataaatatttttttcttaaacagTAGTAAgagagtattttttttcctttggattctcattcttattttttttttctgttacagTGAAAAGAGGTCAAACTGTACTGTCGGAGATGAGGGACATGTAGGCCACTGAGATCCACAGATGCCCAacccccatccctcctcctAAGATTTAACCGTTGCTAGGAAATGAATAACGTAGTTGCCTGGATACAGCCTAGTATTCACAGAGACCGCCTTTATCTGGAAGTCACGTGTCCCAGCTTAAATGGCAGCTTTAACGAGCTGCAGTGCAGCTGCCACTGTGGGGGGATTCGAGGCGCATCaaccatcttttttttgcaaaaatctTTTAGCCTGATGACGTGTGTCTAGACGGAAACACAATTTGCCTCCCCATCTCCTAAAACTgaggacaaaataaataaatagggcGTGGCCCATGCCAACTCAAGATGTAATGCATCAACGTGAGCAAGCTCTTTTGTTCACACACGTCAAGGCAGTTCTCTCTAGTGTGCGTGAATGTGAGGTCAATTAAAATGACCAACTCAAATGCAAAGTAAAGAGAATCTTCTCGGTCACTGACTGCAAGTTGCAACAATCACAGTAAAATCTAAAAAGGTTTCCCTTCTGTTTGAGGAATATCAaccttctattttttttatcaaattagGACATTAGTTTTTTTCTGATATGTGGTGCTTTTAGGTTTTGGGCAGTTTGCATTGATCTGCTGTTTCATTCCAGCCATTCCAATTGCTGACCTGGCACCAGCTTATTTTACCAATGTTTTTAACTTGAGACAAAATGTAGCTCAATGGTTCATTTCTCCTGGTCCACTTGTAAAAACAAAGCATGACCTTTGGCTTTGTCAAAGAACCTTTCCAATGGCTTTCCATGaggactcttcttcttctataacACAGGTAGATTTAAGAAAGCAGACAAATCGAACAATAACAATCCTGCCCATTATCTACCAGCTTAAGTTGTTGGTAATCAGGTGGTCGCGGTTTGGGATCAGTGTCCTGTTCTgtgtttcctgcctctcgtggCCCTTGGTTAACTTGACTTCCTGCGGTGGTgtgtcttcttcctctgtgaTTGTCGCCCTTTTTCCTGATTGTTTTGctcctgtgtttctttttttaattcaggaTTTTTGAGTTTCAAGAAAAGAGGTCTGCGATCTATTCCTACTTCCGCCTTTCAAACCTGACACGGCTGAGTGATAGCCGTGAAATCAGCACAGTGTTAAATACTATTTTCACCACTTCTATTTTATTCTAAGTATCTGCATATTAGCAAGTGAAATACTTCCCTTTAAAGTCCATTATGACATATTGTTAGCAACGGACAACATAATGCTTCAATAATACTTTAATGTGATCTTGTTAATAACACTCAGACCATTTCAGGGTAAAACcagtgatggtggcgcatggagtagggTTGTGCACTGGgaactgcaaggttggtggtttgaaccccagctgctccatgtgccatgtcgaaatgtccctgagcaagacacccaacccccattTGCTCCCAAGggaaaatgtaatgcacgggttataatgcaatgtaagttgctttggataaatgtgtcagttaaatgacatgtaatgtaacttttACAAGTCattgcttttcatttcaaaaatgtattttcttgttgttcccaaaagaaaaatcaatctTGCTTATGGATGTAAATAAGGATagcacagttttttttatctaaAATGGTATTTGACTTAATGGTGACTAAATATGCATTAAAACATAAGAATGTTGCAGAATGTGTTGTCATGTTGTTATCATACTTCCTCTTTGCAGGATGCAGTATGGTTGCATGCTATGAAGGACCACTCCCATCTCTCTAGctcccatcctccctctctcctcttggTTTGCAGCTGCTCGGACCCTCCCTGTTTCACAGttgctgtggaggaggaggaggaggaggaggaggagcaagatGGGGAGTGGAGAATGTTCTCTCAAGAAGTCTCAAGAAGAGCCACGGCTGCTTTTCGTCTCTTTCTTTCATCTCCTGCAGTTGTCATTGAGTAcatcaaccacaaaaaaactaaGTCTATTCTAGACCCTCATTTCCCTGCTGAATATATACAATGATAActgtacaataaataaataaatacaatgatCTTGTCCAAGTCACACTGTGAGCATGGACACATAAGGTCTGGAGTGCAACCATTATGTCACATAAACTGCAATTAAGGCCATCTTATTTCCTCCAACAAGACTAGAGGAAGCACGCCACAAAG
This sequence is a window from Pungitius pungitius chromosome 1, fPunPun2.1, whole genome shotgun sequence. Protein-coding genes within it:
- the LOC119222326 gene encoding tubulin alpha chain-like; this encodes MATKQPTTPALHLYIYRCPFIKAIISYIDPINCRTVRFWRSFNPFIKMRECISIHVGQAGVQIGNACWELYCLEHGIQPDGQMPSDKTIGGGDDSFNTFFSETGAGKHVPRAVFVDLEPTVIDEVRSGTYRQLFHPEQLITGKEDAANNYARGHYTIGKEIIDIVLDRIRKLSDQCTGLQGFLVFHSFGGGTGSGFTSLLMERLSVDYGKKSKLEFSIYPAPQVSTAVVEPYNAILTTHTTLEHSDCAFMVDNEAIYDICRRNLDIERPSYTNLNRLIGQIVSSITASLRFDGALNVDLTEFQTNLVPYPRIHFPLATYAPVISAEKAYHEQLSVSEITNSCFEPANQLVKCDPRHGKYMACCLLFRGDVVPKDVNAAIATIKTKRSIQFVDWCPTGFKVGINYQPPTVVPGGDLAKVQRAVCMLSNTTAIAEAWARLDHKFDLMYAKRAFVHWYVGEGMEEGEFSEAREDMAALEKDYEEVGVDSIEGEGEEEGEEY